A section of the Humulus lupulus chromosome 2, drHumLupu1.1, whole genome shotgun sequence genome encodes:
- the LOC133814890 gene encoding protein FAR1-RELATED SEQUENCE 5-like, giving the protein MILRRRMSRGRSWSPLKSGRIFITHTLCGVGFSVRKADVQKKNGNITMRKWVCSKEGFRKHMEIDKAGGSKRKTSITRTGCQASFRVVMMGDEGPWICKEFQPLHNHDKAALDELRFLRSNRSVSETLVAQVRSMNQVGIRTSHIISHLAMHSGGYERMPCQLRDVYNKVAHVKRKEKRCTDSDGALGYLDCLSKRDPNFFIQYQCDVDTRLGNLFWADGYSRRDFVAFSEVIGFDTTYMTNKYNKSLTIILGVNHHFKTRIFGMALLNSEDEQTYFWLLDKFIECHNHVTPKVVVTDGDGAIKNAVLKYFPNATHRLCAWHLCTNALKISKDPRFLQGFQDVMYNYYTIEEFMQKWGELIHNFDLHSSQWCTNTYHSRRSWAETYLRGKFVAGMRTNQRCESMNSSIKKFLHASYSLREFVTSIDVAMTKLRHVEREDDYNSRHSSPPILGPKNALKTYHEQCAKLYTRNMYYKVADQFKAEHAYFVNNCEDNGESFSYSLSKFQHEDRVYNVHYHPQEETFTCHCLLFETDGYPCRHIWAVMKYRHMKIVPQSLLVKRWSKNAKADLPLELKQPSTEKQQLFEMVRQASLAMDTNLLSYYASSLSNLTPKRNKKWQH; this is encoded by the coding sequence ATGATATTGAGACGGAGGATGTCCAGGGGAAGGTCTTGGAGTCCCTTGAAGAGTGGGAGGATTTTTATTACACATACTCTTTGTGGGGTAGGCTTTAGTGTCCGCAAAGCAGATGTAcagaaaaaaaatgggaacatCACCATGAGAAAATGGGTATGTTCAAAAGAAGGTTTCCGTAAACACATGGAAATTGACAAGGCCGGTGGGAGCAAACGAAAAACATCTATTACTAGGACTGGTTGCCAAGCTAGTTTTCGAGTCGTAATGATGGGCGATGAGGGTCCGTGGATTTGCAAGGAATTCCAACCTCTGCACAACCATGACAAGGCAGCATTAGATGAGTTGCGATTTCTGAGATCAAACCGTTCCGTGTCAGAAACCCTAGTTGCTCAAGTGAGGTCAATGAACCAAGTTgggataagaacttcacacatcaTCTCCCACTTGGCAATGCATTCTGGTGGGTACGAAAGGATGCCTTGCCAGCTACGAGACGTTTACAACAAGGTCGCCCATgtcaaaagaaaagagaaaagatgTACAGATTCAGATGGTGCTTTGGGATATTTGGATTGTCTGTCAAAGAGGGATCCAAATTTCTTCATTCAATATCAATGTGACGTGGACACCAGATTGGGGAACCTATTCTGGGCGGACGGATATTCTCGACGGGATTTTGTCGCATTCAGTGAGGTTATTGGATTTGACACAACATATATgacaaacaaatataataaatcCCTGACAATTATTTTGGGCGTCAATCATCATTTCAAGACCCGCATATTTGGAATGGCACTGCTTAACTCCGAGGATGAGCAAACTTACTTTTGGTTGCTTGACAAATTTATTGAATGCCACAATCATGTAACACCAAAGGTTGTGGTGACAGATGGAGATGGAGCTATCAAAAATGCTGTCTTGAAGTACTTCCCAAATGCAACTCATCGGTTGTGTGCGTGGCACCTGTGTACCAACGCTTTAAAAATTTCAAAAGACCCCCGATTCTTACAAGGATTTCAAGATGTCATGTACAACTATTACACAATAGAGGAATTCATGCAAAAATGGGGGGAATTAATACACAATTTTGACCTCCATTCTAGCCAATGGTGCACCAACACTTATCACAGTCGTCGTTCATGGGCAGAGACATACCTAAGAGGGAAATTTGTCGCCGGAATGCGGACCAACCAAAGATGTGAGTCCATGAattcaagtattaaaaaattcCTACATGCAAGTTATAGTCTCCGTGAATTCGTTACCTCGATTGATGTTGCTATGACAAAGTTGAGGCACGTCGAGAGAGAAGATGATTACAATAGTCGACACAGTAGTCCTCCAATACTaggtcccaaaaatgctcttaagaCGTACCATGAGCAGTGTGCCAAATTGTACACTAGAAATATGTACTATAAAGTGGCTGATCAATTCAAAGCGGAACATGCGTACTTTGTCAACAATTGTGAAGACAACGGTGAATCATTCTCCTACAGTTTGTCAAAGTTCCAACACGAGGATAGAGTGTACAATGTTCATTACCACCCACAAGAGGAGACATTCACCTGTCACTGCTTGCTTTTTGAGACAGACGGCTATCCGTGTAGACATATTTGGGCTGTAATGAAATACCGTCATATGAAGATAGTACCACAGTCTCTCCTGGTGAAACGGTGGAGTAAGAATGCAAAAGCAGACCTCCCCCTCGAACTAAAGCAACCCTCCACAGAAAAGCAACAGTTATTTGAAATGGTTAGGCAGGCATCCCTCG